From one Formosa sediminum genomic stretch:
- the panC gene encoding pantoate--beta-alanine ligase codes for MKIITEQSELKKEIAQLKSQDKSVGLVPTMGALHAGHLSLVERALAENDGLVVSIFVNPTQFNNPEDLEKYPRTLDHDVALLQTVSNHILVYAPDVADVYGEDVTSVAYNFDGLEHKMEGKFRPGHFDGVGTIVKRLFEIITPDRAYFGEKDFQQLAIIKNMVQKYNIPVNIVPCPILREANGLAMSSRNVRLKPEYATAAPFIYKTLEAAKIKFGTERAKEVVEWVENQFESHPLLELEYFVIADENSLETIDQKKQNTLYRAFIAVYADDIRLIDNLALN; via the coding sequence GTGAAGATAATTACAGAACAATCGGAATTAAAAAAAGAAATTGCACAACTTAAATCTCAGGATAAGTCTGTGGGGTTGGTCCCAACTATGGGTGCTTTACATGCCGGACATTTGTCTCTTGTAGAGCGTGCTTTGGCAGAAAATGATGGGCTTGTGGTGAGTATTTTTGTAAATCCTACACAGTTTAATAATCCTGAAGATTTAGAGAAATATCCAAGAACATTAGATCACGATGTAGCTTTGTTGCAAACTGTATCTAACCATATTTTGGTTTACGCTCCAGATGTCGCAGATGTATATGGTGAGGATGTAACATCTGTAGCTTATAACTTTGATGGATTAGAACATAAAATGGAAGGAAAGTTTAGACCCGGACATTTTGACGGTGTTGGTACTATTGTAAAAAGATTGTTTGAAATAATCACACCAGACCGTGCGTATTTTGGAGAGAAAGATTTTCAGCAATTAGCTATTATTAAAAATATGGTTCAAAAATACAATATTCCAGTAAATATCGTGCCTTGTCCTATCTTGCGAGAAGCGAATGGTTTGGCTATGAGTTCTAGAAACGTGCGTCTAAAACCCGAATATGCTACTGCGGCACCATTTATTTATAAAACATTGGAAGCTGCTAAAATAAAGTTTGGCACAGAACGTGCTAAAGAGGTAGTAGAATGGGTTGAGAATCAGTTTGAAAGCCATCCGTTATTAGAGTTAGAATATTTTGTAATAGCAGATGAAAATTCTTTAGAAACAATAGATCAGAAAAAACAAAACACATTATATCGTGCTTTTATTGCAGTGTATGCAGACGATATAAGATTAATAGACAATTTAGCACTAAATTAA
- the panD gene encoding aspartate 1-decarboxylase — translation MQIHVVKSKIHRVKCTGADLNYIGSITIDEDLMDAANIIQGEKVQIVNNNNGERLETYAIPGPRNSGEITLNGAAARRVAPGDVLILITYGIMDIETAKTFKPSLVFPDEATNKLI, via the coding sequence ATGCAAATTCACGTAGTAAAATCGAAAATTCATAGAGTAAAATGTACAGGAGCAGATTTAAATTACATTGGTAGTATAACTATTGATGAAGATTTAATGGATGCTGCTAATATTATTCAAGGTGAAAAAGTTCAGATTGTTAATAATAACAACGGAGAACGATTAGAAACTTACGCTATTCCAGGACCACGTAATAGTGGAGAAATTACTCTAAATGGTGCAGCTGCTAGACGCGTAGCACCTGGAGATGTATTAATCTTGATTACTTATGGGATCATGGATATAGAAACCGCAAAAACATTTAAGCCTTCTTTAGTGTTTCCGGACGAAGCTACTAACAAGCTAATTTAA
- a CDS encoding lysylphosphatidylglycerol synthase transmembrane domain-containing protein, translating into MSPKLSKILKITLPIVLGVFLIAYSLSKVSVNELLVYFKNANYWWILLGAVLGLLSHLSRAYRWLFMLEPLGYKVKLYNSVMAVFAAYLINYTIPRAGEVARVSVLTTYEGVPFDKGFGTVVAERIADLILMMSIIVVTLFLQFDFIFNFFLSKFNLPKLILIFAGCVVLGVIFLFYIKSSQSKLAVKIRTFVLGLLEGVLSIFKMKKKWWFIGHTLFIWTMYVLMFYITTFAVKGLQPMAFGAILVGFISASFSIAATNGGIGSYPVAVYAAFTLFGIAQAPSIAFGWIMWSSQTLLLIICGSLSLLLLPIFNRKLKLK; encoded by the coding sequence GTGAGTCCTAAACTATCTAAAATATTAAAAATCACACTCCCAATTGTATTGGGAGTTTTTTTAATAGCATACTCTCTGTCTAAAGTCTCTGTAAACGAATTGTTAGTGTATTTTAAAAATGCTAACTATTGGTGGATTTTACTTGGTGCGGTTTTAGGGTTATTAAGTCATTTGTCTCGAGCATATCGTTGGTTGTTTATGTTAGAACCACTAGGGTATAAGGTAAAGCTATATAATAGTGTAATGGCCGTTTTTGCTGCTTATTTAATAAATTATACCATTCCTAGAGCGGGAGAAGTTGCTCGAGTATCGGTATTAACAACTTATGAAGGCGTCCCTTTTGATAAAGGTTTTGGAACAGTGGTTGCCGAGCGTATTGCAGATTTAATTCTGATGATGAGTATAATAGTGGTGACTTTGTTTCTTCAATTCGACTTTATCTTTAATTTTTTTCTTTCAAAATTTAATCTACCTAAACTCATTTTAATATTTGCTGGTTGTGTGGTTTTAGGTGTGATTTTTCTATTTTATATAAAATCTAGTCAGTCAAAACTTGCTGTTAAAATTAGAACATTTGTTTTAGGGTTATTAGAAGGTGTTTTAAGCATTTTTAAAATGAAGAAAAAGTGGTGGTTTATAGGGCATACTCTGTTTATTTGGACAATGTATGTGCTCATGTTTTATATCACAACCTTTGCTGTAAAAGGGCTGCAACCTATGGCTTTTGGAGCAATATTAGTAGGGTTTATATCTGCAAGTTTTAGTATTGCTGCAACAAATGGAGGTATAGGGTCTTACCCTGTTGCTGTGTATGCTGCTTTTACTTTGTTTGGTATAGCACAAGCACCAAGCATTGCTTTTGGTTGGATTATGTGGTCTTCCCAGACTTTATTGCTTATTATTTGTGGTAGTTTGTCGCTTCTATTACTTCCAATTTTCAATAGAAAATTGAAATTAAAATAG
- a CDS encoding alpha/beta hydrolase produces the protein MKRILYLFVLLLSCQLVSAQAIYETIQSEKLGASRKLKIQLPRNYSENVDKKYPLVIVLDGDYLFEVVAGNVDYYSYWEDVPEVIVVGINQIDSRYNDTMFSEQNSLPIDGSAKFFEFIGMELLPFIQENYRTEDFKLAIGHGATANFINYYLLKDKPLFQSYIVISPELAPNMTKYIPDRLGKIDRETFYYLATTTDDLKSVKRGTELLNTAIKNKENDFLQYKYDEFKGLTHYSVVAQAIPKALESIFYVYQPITSGEFENDIMASDKPAIDYLKEKYESIKELYGVDKTILINDFKAIAAAIEKKSEFKDFQELGKMARKSYPETMLGQYYLARFYEETNQPKKAMKTYQSSYIFDEIAGLTKDDMIERANRLKADFGY, from the coding sequence ATGAAAAGAATACTTTACCTATTTGTGTTGTTGCTTTCGTGCCAATTAGTTTCGGCTCAAGCTATTTATGAAACAATACAGTCTGAAAAACTTGGGGCTTCAAGAAAATTAAAAATTCAGTTACCAAGAAATTATAGTGAAAATGTGGATAAAAAATATCCGCTAGTTATTGTTTTAGATGGCGATTACTTATTTGAAGTTGTTGCTGGAAATGTCGATTATTACTCGTATTGGGAAGATGTTCCAGAGGTTATAGTTGTCGGTATAAATCAAATAGATAGTAGGTATAATGATACTATGTTTTCAGAGCAGAACTCATTACCTATAGATGGTAGTGCTAAGTTTTTTGAATTTATTGGCATGGAATTGTTGCCTTTTATTCAAGAAAATTATAGAACAGAAGATTTTAAATTAGCTATAGGACATGGTGCTACTGCTAATTTTATTAACTATTACTTGTTAAAAGATAAGCCTCTTTTTCAATCGTATATTGTAATAAGTCCAGAATTAGCACCAAACATGACAAAATATATCCCAGACCGTTTAGGGAAGATAGATCGGGAAACATTTTATTATTTGGCTACCACAACAGACGATCTTAAATCAGTAAAAAGAGGGACAGAATTATTAAATACCGCCATTAAAAATAAAGAAAATGATTTTTTGCAATACAAGTATGATGAGTTTAAAGGCTTAACACATTACTCTGTAGTAGCTCAAGCCATACCAAAAGCATTAGAAAGTATTTTTTATGTCTATCAGCCCATTACATCAGGAGAGTTTGAAAATGATATTATGGCGTCAGATAAACCTGCTATTGATTATTTAAAAGAAAAATACGAATCTATAAAAGAACTGTATGGTGTAGATAAAACCATATTAATTAACGATTTTAAAGCTATTGCAGCTGCAATAGAAAAAAAATCTGAATTTAAAGACTTTCAAGAGTTAGGTAAAATGGCTAGAAAATCTTATCCAGAAACCATGTTAGGTCAATACTATCTAGCACGTTTTTATGAAGAAACCAATCAGCCTAAAAAAGCGATGAAAACTTACCAATCATCTTATATTTTTGATGAAATTGCAGGCTTAACTAAAGACGATATGATTGAGCGAGCAAACCGACTTAAAGCAGATTTTGGATATTAA
- the radA gene encoding DNA repair protein RadA, which translates to MAKVKTTFFCQSCGAQYAKWQGQCNSCKAWNTIVEEVVQTPEKSDWKTPSSSVHKKASRPLLINEIDASQEARLDTYDQELNRVLGGGIVPGSLTLLGGEPGIGKSTLLLQVALKLPYKTLYVSGEESQKQIKMRAVRINPNNSNCYILTETKTQNIFKQIEALQPDVVIVDSIQTLHSDYIESSSGSISQIKECTTELIKFAKETATPVVLIGHITKDGHIAGPKILEHMVDTVLQFEGDRNHVFRILRANKNRFGSTNELGIYEMQGSGLREVSNPSEILISKKDEELSGNAIAATLEGMRPLMIEVQALVSTAVYGTPQRSATGFNAKRLNMLLAVLEKRAGFRLGAKDVFLNITGGITVDDPAIDLAVVAAILSSNEDESLAKDFCFAAEVGLSGEIRPVQRVEQRIQEAEKLGFSTIFVSKYNKITLKPKAIKIQLISKIEDLVDLIV; encoded by the coding sequence ATGGCAAAGGTTAAAACAACTTTTTTTTGTCAGAGCTGTGGTGCGCAGTACGCTAAATGGCAAGGCCAATGTAATTCATGTAAAGCTTGGAATACCATAGTCGAAGAAGTGGTGCAAACGCCTGAGAAAAGCGATTGGAAAACACCGTCTTCAAGCGTTCATAAAAAAGCGTCTAGACCTTTGTTAATAAATGAAATCGATGCATCTCAAGAAGCACGATTAGATACTTACGACCAAGAATTGAATCGCGTTTTAGGCGGAGGTATTGTTCCTGGATCTTTAACACTTTTAGGCGGAGAACCTGGCATAGGTAAGAGTACATTATTGTTGCAAGTCGCATTAAAATTACCTTACAAAACATTATATGTTTCAGGTGAGGAGAGCCAGAAACAAATTAAAATGCGTGCAGTACGTATTAATCCTAATAATAGTAATTGCTACATTTTAACCGAAACAAAAACACAAAATATTTTCAAACAAATAGAGGCTTTGCAACCTGATGTAGTAATTGTAGATTCTATTCAGACATTACATAGCGATTATATCGAGTCGTCTTCGGGAAGTATTTCTCAAATAAAAGAATGTACTACTGAGCTTATAAAATTTGCTAAAGAAACTGCAACACCTGTTGTTTTAATTGGGCATATTACCAAAGATGGACACATTGCAGGGCCAAAAATTTTAGAACATATGGTAGATACGGTACTTCAGTTTGAAGGCGATCGTAATCATGTGTTTAGAATTTTACGTGCCAATAAAAATAGATTTGGTTCGACCAATGAACTAGGAATATACGAAATGCAAGGTTCTGGATTGCGAGAAGTTTCTAACCCTTCAGAAATTTTAATCTCTAAAAAAGATGAAGAATTAAGTGGTAATGCAATTGCTGCAACACTAGAAGGTATGCGCCCGTTAATGATAGAAGTTCAGGCATTGGTTAGCACAGCTGTATATGGTACACCACAACGCTCTGCGACTGGATTTAATGCTAAAAGATTAAATATGTTGTTGGCTGTTTTGGAAAAACGAGCAGGGTTTAGGTTAGGCGCAAAAGATGTGTTTTTAAATATTACAGGAGGAATAACCGTAGATGATCCTGCTATAGATTTGGCTGTTGTAGCTGCTATATTATCTTCCAATGAAGATGAATCCTTGGCTAAAGATTTTTGTTTTGCTGCAGAAGTTGGTCTGTCCGGAGAAATCAGACCTGTACAACGTGTAGAGCAACGTATTCAAGAAGCTGAAAAACTGGGGTTTTCTACCATTTTTGTGTCCAAGTATAATAAAATTACTTTAAAGCCAAAGGCTATTAAAATTCAGTTGATATCCAAAATTGAAGATTTAGTAGATTTAATAGTGTAA
- a CDS encoding M13 family metallopeptidase, with product MKTNILKLSVLSAIAFGSLTACKDEAKKETAEVAVKEEVVPGINLDYIDNSVKASDDFFKHVNGNWLKNNAIPDDRTRWGSFDELRQKTDEDVLAILKAAMSDDKDLEKIDVLPGSDQEKAVFLYETIMDTVARNKAGIEPLKPILAKIDAIENVKDLEAYLIEMEPKGGAGFFGFRVGADAKDSNKNVANLGPGRLGLPDRDYYVKDDADSKEKRAQYVAHITKMLQFLGDTEAAANEQAKQILAFETSLAEPKMDKVELRDRRKTYNPTAVTDLQTMAPILDWKAYFDGIGAKDLDTVVVSQPKYIKALQSILAKGNVNDWKAYLRWTALNGASGALSDEIEYADWEFYSKTLRGAKKQRPREERALQTVNRTVGEALGKLYVDKKFPAEAKVKAEEMIANVILAFEHRISNLSWMSEDTKAKAIEKLKATNVKIAYPDKWKDYSALEITGTEDGGTYLQNMQNARAWNFQDDIDKLGKPVDKTEWGMAPQTVNAYFNPSYNEIVFPAAILQPPFYNYQADDAVNYGGIGAVIGHEISHSFDDSGSRYDKDGNLNNWWTDKDLEEFTKLGKALADQYSAIEVLPDTYINGDFTLGENIGDLGGVNAAYDALQMSMKKNGRPEDIDGFTPEQRFFMSWSTVWRSLSREDALKNQIKTDPHSPGMNRAVQPLLNVDAFYEAFDIKEGDNMYIAPENRVKIW from the coding sequence ATGAAGACTAATATTTTAAAGTTATCTGTGCTTAGTGCTATTGCTTTTGGAAGCTTAACAGCTTGTAAAGACGAAGCAAAAAAAGAAACAGCAGAGGTGGCGGTTAAAGAAGAAGTTGTCCCAGGAATCAATTTAGATTATATAGATAATTCTGTTAAAGCCAGCGACGATTTTTTTAAACATGTAAACGGAAATTGGCTTAAAAATAATGCCATTCCAGATGACAGAACCAGATGGGGTAGCTTTGATGAATTAAGACAAAAAACAGACGAAGATGTTTTAGCAATTTTAAAAGCAGCAATGTCCGATGATAAAGATCTTGAAAAAATAGATGTACTTCCTGGATCAGATCAAGAAAAAGCAGTGTTTCTTTACGAAACTATTATGGATACCGTAGCGAGAAATAAAGCTGGTATAGAGCCATTAAAACCCATTTTGGCTAAAATTGATGCGATAGAGAATGTTAAAGATTTAGAAGCGTATTTAATAGAAATGGAACCTAAAGGCGGAGCTGGTTTCTTTGGATTTAGAGTTGGTGCAGATGCTAAAGATAGTAATAAAAATGTAGCAAACTTAGGGCCAGGACGTTTAGGTCTCCCAGATCGTGATTACTATGTTAAAGATGATGCGGATTCTAAAGAAAAGAGAGCACAATATGTGGCTCATATTACAAAAATGCTTCAATTTTTAGGAGATACCGAAGCAGCAGCAAATGAGCAAGCAAAACAAATTTTGGCTTTTGAAACTAGTTTAGCTGAACCTAAAATGGATAAAGTAGAACTTAGAGACAGAAGAAAAACATATAACCCTACTGCAGTAACAGATTTACAAACTATGGCTCCAATTTTAGATTGGAAAGCCTATTTTGATGGTATAGGCGCTAAAGATTTAGATACAGTAGTTGTAAGCCAGCCTAAATATATTAAGGCGCTTCAATCTATTTTAGCTAAAGGTAACGTAAACGACTGGAAAGCGTATTTGCGTTGGACTGCACTTAATGGTGCTTCTGGAGCGTTAAGTGACGAGATAGAATATGCAGATTGGGAGTTTTATAGTAAAACTTTAAGAGGAGCTAAAAAACAACGTCCTAGAGAAGAGCGTGCATTGCAAACTGTTAACAGAACTGTGGGGGAGGCATTAGGTAAATTGTATGTAGATAAGAAGTTTCCTGCAGAAGCTAAAGTGAAAGCAGAAGAAATGATAGCTAACGTAATTTTAGCTTTTGAGCACAGAATTTCTAACTTATCTTGGATGAGTGAAGATACTAAAGCTAAAGCCATAGAGAAGTTAAAAGCTACTAATGTTAAGATTGCTTATCCAGATAAATGGAAAGATTACTCTGCATTAGAAATTACAGGAACTGAAGATGGCGGTACATATCTTCAAAATATGCAAAATGCAAGAGCATGGAATTTTCAAGACGATATTGATAAATTAGGAAAGCCAGTAGATAAGACTGAATGGGGTATGGCACCACAAACGGTGAATGCATATTTTAATCCGTCTTATAACGAAATTGTATTTCCTGCAGCTATTCTTCAACCTCCATTTTACAACTATCAAGCAGACGATGCTGTTAACTATGGTGGAATTGGAGCTGTAATTGGTCATGAAATTTCTCACAGTTTTGACGATTCTGGATCACGTTACGATAAAGATGGAAACTTAAATAACTGGTGGACAGATAAAGATTTAGAAGAGTTTACTAAATTAGGGAAAGCTTTAGCAGATCAATACAGTGCAATAGAAGTGTTGCCTGATACTTATATTAATGGTGATTTTACATTAGGTGAAAATATTGGGGATTTAGGTGGTGTAAATGCTGCTTATGATGCTTTACAAATGAGTATGAAAAAGAATGGAAGACCAGAAGATATAGATGGGTTTACACCAGAACAACGTTTCTTTATGTCTTGGTCTACGGTTTGGAGAAGTTTATCTAGAGAAGATGCTTTAAAAAATCAAATTAAAACAGATCCACATTCTCCAGGAATGAATCGTGCCGTACAACCACTTTTAAATGTTGATGCTTTTTATGAGGCTTTCGATATTAAAGAAGGAGATAATATGTATATCGCTCCAGAAAATAGAGTTAAAATATGGTAA
- the ileS gene encoding isoleucine--tRNA ligase gives MSMRFPEYKGLNLPKVAEEILDFWESENIFEKSITTREGHEPYVFFEGPPSANGLPGVHHVLARAIKDIFPRYKTMKGFQVKRKAGWDTHGLPIELGVEKELGITKEDIGKTISVEDYNAACRKAVMRYTDIWNDLTKKMGYWVNMDDPYITYEPKYMESVWWLLKQIYDKKLIYKGYTIQPYSPKAGTGLSSHELNQPGTYQDVTDTTIVAQFKAKAESLPDFLQDEGDIHFLAWTTTPWTLPSNTALTVGPKIDYVLVETYNQYTFEPMNVVLAKPLVAKQFAGKFFQVDAKPALLDYKHGDKKIPFYVVKEFKGKDLVGITYEQLMPYALPNDNPENAFRIISGDFVTTEDGTGIVHTAPTFGADDALVAKQATPEIPPLLVKDENDNLVPLVDLQGKFRLEMAEYAGKYVKNEYYNDGEAPERSVDVEIAIQLKEENKAFKVEKYKHSYPNCWRTDKPILYYPLDSWFIKVTDVKGRMVELNDTVNWKPKSTGTGRFGNWLANANDWNLSRSRYWGIPLPIWRTEDGKEEICIGSVAELKAEMTKAVEAGVLEKDIFEGFEIGNNSEENYAQLDLHKNIVDQITLVSASGKPMKRESDLIDVWFDSGSMPYAQWHYPFENKEKIDGNKSYPADFIAEGVDQTRGWFYTLHAIATMVFDSVAYKNVVSNGLVLDKNGQKMSKRLGNAVDPFETLSAYGPDATRWYMISNANPWDNLKFDIEGIEEVKRKFFGTLYNTYSFFSLYTNLDNFTYSEADIPLAERPELDRWILSELHTLIQRVDEYYAEYEPTKAARAISEFTQDYLSNWYVRLSRRRFWKGDYEQDKISAYQTLYTCMLTIAKLGSPIAPFFMDKLYRDLTQVTKKETFESVHLAEFPKYDEAIVDKSLERKMGRAQVISSLVLSLRAKEKIKVRQPLQKIMIPIDSQEQKEEILAVADLIKHEVNIKDIELLEDASDILVKQIKPDFKVLGPRFGKDMKLIASEIAKMTSEDIKKIEQTGSINVEINGKSITLGREDVEIISQDIEGWLVANEGNLTVALDITISQELKKEGIARELINRIQNLRKDSGFEVTDKIRVKLQKHDEIVNAVATNLEYIKAETLTAELEIMDLINDGIEIVFDDIETKLFIEKH, from the coding sequence ATGAGCATGAGATTTCCTGAGTACAAAGGTCTTAACTTACCAAAAGTCGCAGAAGAAATTCTTGATTTTTGGGAATCAGAAAATATTTTTGAAAAGAGTATCACAACAAGAGAAGGACACGAACCTTACGTGTTTTTTGAAGGGCCACCATCGGCAAATGGTTTGCCAGGTGTGCACCACGTTTTAGCTCGTGCTATTAAAGATATTTTTCCGCGTTACAAAACTATGAAAGGTTTCCAAGTTAAGCGTAAAGCGGGTTGGGATACACATGGTTTACCTATTGAGCTTGGTGTAGAAAAAGAATTAGGAATTACTAAAGAAGATATCGGGAAAACAATTTCTGTAGAAGATTATAATGCCGCTTGTCGTAAAGCCGTAATGCGTTATACAGACATTTGGAACGATCTTACTAAAAAAATGGGATATTGGGTAAATATGGACGATCCGTACATTACCTACGAACCTAAATACATGGAAAGTGTTTGGTGGTTACTTAAACAGATTTACGATAAAAAATTAATCTATAAAGGCTATACCATTCAGCCTTACTCGCCTAAAGCCGGAACAGGTTTAAGCTCTCACGAGCTTAATCAACCAGGAACCTATCAAGATGTTACAGATACTACTATCGTAGCACAGTTTAAAGCAAAAGCAGAATCGTTACCAGACTTTTTACAAGACGAAGGCGATATCCATTTCTTAGCATGGACCACCACACCGTGGACGTTGCCAAGCAATACAGCTTTAACCGTAGGACCAAAAATAGATTATGTTTTAGTAGAAACTTATAATCAGTACACGTTCGAGCCTATGAATGTAGTGCTAGCAAAACCATTGGTAGCTAAACAATTTGCAGGTAAGTTTTTTCAAGTAGATGCTAAGCCAGCATTATTAGATTATAAGCATGGCGATAAAAAAATTCCGTTTTACGTTGTAAAAGAATTTAAAGGAAAAGATTTAGTAGGTATTACATACGAGCAATTAATGCCTTATGCCTTGCCAAACGATAATCCTGAAAATGCATTTAGAATTATATCTGGGGATTTCGTAACTACAGAAGACGGAACAGGAATTGTACATACGGCGCCTACTTTTGGTGCAGATGATGCCTTGGTTGCTAAACAAGCCACGCCAGAGATTCCGCCACTATTGGTAAAAGACGAAAATGATAATTTAGTACCTCTAGTTGATTTGCAAGGTAAATTCCGACTAGAAATGGCAGAATATGCTGGCAAATACGTGAAGAACGAATATTATAACGATGGCGAAGCACCAGAACGTTCTGTAGACGTAGAAATTGCCATTCAATTAAAAGAAGAAAATAAAGCCTTTAAGGTTGAAAAATATAAGCACAGTTATCCAAATTGTTGGAGAACCGATAAGCCTATTTTATATTACCCATTAGATTCTTGGTTCATTAAAGTAACCGACGTTAAAGGACGTATGGTAGAACTCAATGATACGGTGAACTGGAAACCAAAATCTACAGGAACAGGACGTTTTGGAAATTGGTTAGCAAATGCAAACGACTGGAATTTATCACGTTCGCGTTATTGGGGAATTCCGTTACCAATTTGGAGAACAGAAGATGGAAAAGAAGAAATTTGTATTGGATCTGTAGCTGAATTAAAAGCAGAAATGACTAAGGCTGTCGAAGCTGGTGTTTTAGAGAAAGATATCTTTGAAGGGTTTGAAATCGGAAATAATTCCGAAGAAAATTACGCACAATTAGATTTACATAAGAATATTGTAGATCAAATTACCTTAGTTTCAGCTTCAGGGAAACCAATGAAACGTGAGAGTGATTTAATCGATGTGTGGTTCGATTCAGGTTCTATGCCATATGCACAATGGCATTATCCTTTTGAAAATAAAGAAAAAATTGATGGAAACAAATCGTATCCAGCAGATTTTATTGCAGAAGGTGTCGATCAAACTCGTGGATGGTTTTATACGCTTCACGCCATAGCAACTATGGTATTCGATTCTGTAGCGTACAAAAACGTGGTGTCTAACGGATTGGTGTTAGATAAAAACGGACAAAAAATGTCTAAGCGTTTAGGCAATGCAGTCGATCCTTTTGAAACACTTTCGGCTTACGGCCCAGATGCTACGCGTTGGTATATGATTAGTAATGCCAATCCATGGGATAACTTAAAATTTGATATTGAAGGGATTGAAGAGGTAAAACGTAAATTCTTCGGAACACTTTACAATACGTATTCATTCTTTAGTTTATATACCAATTTAGATAACTTTACCTATAGCGAAGCCGATATTCCTTTAGCAGAACGCCCAGAATTAGACCGTTGGATTCTATCAGAATTGCATACGCTTATTCAACGCGTAGACGAGTATTATGCAGAATACGAACCTACAAAAGCAGCGCGTGCCATTTCAGAGTTTACTCAAGATTATTTAAGTAACTGGTATGTACGTTTAAGTAGAAGACGTTTCTGGAAAGGCGACTACGAACAAGATAAAATTTCGGCATATCAAACCTTGTATACGTGTATGTTAACCATTGCAAAATTAGGCTCGCCAATAGCGCCATTTTTCATGGATAAACTTTACCGAGACTTAACACAAGTTACCAAAAAGGAAACATTTGAAAGTGTACATTTGGCCGAGTTTCCAAAGTACGATGAAGCTATTGTAGATAAATCTTTAGAGCGTAAAATGGGACGTGCTCAAGTTATATCGTCATTAGTATTATCATTACGTGCTAAAGAAAAAATTAAAGTGCGCCAGCCCTTACAAAAAATCATGATTCCTATAGACTCGCAAGAGCAAAAAGAAGAGATTTTAGCGGTTGCAGATTTAATTAAGCACGAAGTTAATATTAAAGATATTGAGCTGTTAGAAGACGCTTCAGACATCTTGGTAAAACAAATAAAACCAGATTTTAAAGTTTTAGGACCTCGTTTTGGAAAAGATATGAAGTTGATAGCTAGTGAAATAGCTAAAATGACTTCAGAAGATATTAAAAAAATTGAGCAAACAGGGTCTATTAACGTTGAAATTAATGGAAAAAGTATTACTTTAGGTCGTGAAGATGTAGAAATTATCTCGCAAGATATTGAAGGATGGCTAGTTGCTAATGAAGGAAATTTAACAGTTGCTCTGGATATAACCATTTCTCAAGAATTAAAAAAAGAAGGAATTGCGAGAGAGTTAATAAACAGAATACAAAATTTACGTAAAGATTCAGGTTTCGAAGTCACTGATAAAATAAGAGTTAAGCTTCAAAAACATGATGAAATTGTAAATGCTGTTGCAACAAATTTAGAATATATTAAGGCAGAGACCCTAACAGCCGAACTTGAAATAATGGATCTTATAAACGACGGTATCGAAATTGTTTTTGATGATATTGAAACAAAGTTGTTTATTGAAAAACACTAA
- a CDS encoding TraR/DksA family transcriptional regulator has translation MSVDINVRYSDKDLAEFRELIQDKIEKAKHDLELIKSAYQNDLNNGTDDTSPTFKAFEEGSETMSKEANSQLAIRQEKFIRDLKNALIRIENKTYGICRVTGKLINKERLKLVPHATLSIEAKNMQ, from the coding sequence ATGAGCGTAGATATAAACGTAAGATATTCAGACAAGGATTTAGCTGAATTTAGAGAGCTTATTCAAGATAAAATTGAAAAGGCAAAGCACGATTTAGAATTAATTAAAAGTGCATACCAAAATGATTTAAATAATGGTACAGACGATACGTCGCCTACATTTAAAGCCTTTGAAGAAGGTAGCGAAACGATGAGTAAAGAGGCAAATTCGCAATTAGCAATTCGTCAAGAAAAATTTATACGTGATCTTAAAAATGCGCTTATAAGAATTGAAAACAAAACGTATGGGATTTGTCGTGTTACCGGCAAATTAATAAACAAAGAACGTTTAAAATTAGTACCGCATGCTACACTTAGTATTGAAGCTAAAAACATGCAATAA